TCGGCGCGACGCTCGCGGTCCGGCTCGCCTCCAGGGGCGCGCACGTGGCGCTCGTCGGGCTCGAGGGCGACGCGCTGGCAGAGACCGCGAGCCGGTGCGGCGACGCGCCGTGGGCGGTCTGCGACGTGGCCGACCGAGCGTCGCTCGACCGTGCGGTCACCGAGGTGGTCGCGATCCTGGGCGGCCTGGACGTCGTGGTGGCCAACGCCGGCGTGGTGGCCCAGCTGCCCCTGATCGGCGGTGACCCCGCGGTCTGGGACCGCACGATCGCGGTCAACCTCACGGGCGCGTACGACACCGTCCGCCTCGCCGCCCCGTACGTCGCCCACCGCTCCGGCTACGTCCTCCTCGTGTCCTCGATCGCCGGAGCCGTGCATCCGCCGCTGCTCGGCGCCTACGCAGCGTCCAAGGCGGGCGTCGAGGCTCTCGGCGACTCCCTGCGTCCCGAGCTGACGACGAGCGGAGCGCGCGTCGGCATCGCCTACTTCGGCGAGATCGACACCGAGATGACGGCCGAGGGCTTCTCGACGAAGGCAGCACGCGTCCTCAACGTCGGTCCGCTCACGCGTGCTGCTCCGGTCGAGAGCGCCGCGGCTGCGCTCGAGCACGGCATCGAGCACCGGTCACGCGTCGTCGTCGCGCCCCGCTGGGTCCGGCCCGCGGTCCCCTTCCGCACCCAGGCGCAACGGGTCGTCGAGCTCGCGCTGCGGCGACGGGCGCCGCGAGCCGTGGCGCTCGCCCGGACGGAGCATCCCGGCCTGACCACTCCCGCACCGCGGGAGAGTCAGAGTGACGGCCGCGATCGACCGTAGAGCCAGGCGTCGAAGAACGCGTCCAGCGGGCGACCGCTGACGCCCTCGGCGAGCCGGACGAACTGCGCCGTCGTGCCGTGCCCGTCGCGTCGCTCCTGGACCCACCGGCGCAGCAGCGCGAAGAACGCCGGGTCACCGATCCGGTCGCGGAGCGCGTGCGCGGCCATGGCACCCCGGACGTAGACGCGGTGGTCGAAGATCCGGTCCGGACCGGGGTCGCCGATCGGGAGGCGCCAGAACGAGCGGCCGCCGTACTCGTACCAGTCGTCGAAGACCGAGTCGACCGTGCCGAGTCCTTGCGACTCGTCCCACATCCACTCGAGGTAGGTCGCGAGCCCCTCGTTGAGCCAGATGTCACGCCACCGGCGCAGCGAGACCGCGTTGCCGAACCACTGGTGGGCCACCTCGTGAGCGACCACGGACGTGTTGCGGC
Above is a genomic segment from Mumia sp. Pv4-285 containing:
- a CDS encoding SDR family NAD(P)-dependent oxidoreductase produces the protein MRSSASVAGRRILITGAARGIGATLAVRLASRGAHVALVGLEGDALAETASRCGDAPWAVCDVADRASLDRAVTEVVAILGGLDVVVANAGVVAQLPLIGGDPAVWDRTIAVNLTGAYDTVRLAAPYVAHRSGYVLLVSSIAGAVHPPLLGAYAASKAGVEALGDSLRPELTTSGARVGIAYFGEIDTEMTAEGFSTKAARVLNVGPLTRAAPVESAAAALEHGIEHRSRVVVAPRWVRPAVPFRTQAQRVVELALRRRAPRAVALARTEHPGLTTPAPRESQSDGRDRP